A single genomic interval of Rhododendron vialii isolate Sample 1 chromosome 3a, ASM3025357v1 harbors:
- the LOC131320143 gene encoding NADPH:adrenodoxin oxidoreductase, mitochondrial, with the protein MAISRAKTLFSRSFSSLSSNPLRVCVVGSGPAGFYTAEKMLKTHKEAEVDIIDRLPTPYGLVRSGVAPDHPETKIVTNQFLRVAQNERCSFIGNVSLGSSVSLSELREIYDVVVLAYGAESDRVLGIPGEDLTGIHSAREFVWWYNGHPDCRHFAPDLKGSDTAVILGQGNVALDVARILLRPPAELATTDISSHALAALEESSIRKVYLVGRRGPVQAACTAKELREVLGIRDLHINIQEADLVKTPADEEELKNSRIQRRVYELLSKAVVSESSHLRTSQREIHFVFFRKPVGFLDSDDRTGHVAGVHFEKTILKGGFGKQVAVGTGQFEDLDCRLVLKSIGYKSVPVDGLPFDASKGIVPNIGGRVLVDSSGDHQQLEGVYVCGWLKRGPTGIIATNLYCAEETVVSISEDLEKGVLSAPSFPKPGREGLLQLLDSRNVKVIPFCAWEKIDTEEKRLGSLKNKPRDKLSTWEELLKVALE; encoded by the exons ATGGCAATTTCTAGGGCAAAGACATTGTTTTCGAGAAGCTTCTCTTCCCTCTCTTCTAATCCGTTGCGCGTCTGCGTTGTCGGCAGTGGACCTGCTGGCTTTTACACAGCTGAGAAG ATGCTGAAGACACATAAAGAAGCCGAGGTTGACATCATTGATAGGTTGCCGACCCCATATGGATTAGTCCGGTCCGGCGTGGCACCGGATCATCCCGAAACCAAG ATTGTGACAAACCAGTTTTTGCGGGTTGCTCAAAATGAACGATGCTCCTTCATCGGAAACGTGTCACTTGGGTCTTCTGTATCTTTGTCTGAGCTCAGGGAGATATATGATGTG GTTGTGCTTGCCTATGGAGCTGAAAGCGATAGAGTTCTTGGTATTCCGGGAGAA GATTTGACAGGGATACACTCAGCTAGAGAATTCGTTTGGTGGTATAATGGGCACCCTGACTGCAGACATTTTGCTCCAGACTTGAAGGGCTCTGATACTGCAGTTATTCTTGGTCAG GGAAATGTAGCTCTTGATGTGGCACGTATTCTTTTACGACCACCTGCAGAACTTGCAACAACTGATATTTCCAGCCATGCTTTGGCTGCTCTAGAGGAGAGCTCTATAAG AAAAGTATACTTAGTTGGAAGACGTGGACCAGTGCAAGCTGCTTGTACTGCAAAAGAGTTACGTGAAGTTCTTG GTATCAGAGATTTACATATTAATATTCAAGAAGCTGATCTAGTGAAAACCCCAGCAGATGAG GAAGAACTGAAGAATAGTCGAATCCAGAGGAGGGTGTATGAATTGCTCTCAAAGGCAGTCGTTTCAGAATCATCTCATCTCCGTACAAGCCAGCGTGAAATCCACTTTGTTTTCTTCCGGAAGCCGGTTGGTTTTCTAGATTCAGATGACAGAACTGGTCATGTTGCTGGTGTGCACTTTGAGAAGACAATTCTCAAAG GTGGCTTTGGGAAACAAGTTGCAGTTGGTACAGGACAGTTTGAAGATCTTGACTGCag GTTAGTGCTAAAGAGCATTGGTTATAAATCAGTACCAGTTGATGGCTTACCCTTTGATGCTTCCAAAG GCATAGTTCCGAATATAGGAGGTCGTGTTTTAGTTGATTCTTCAGGAGATCATCAACAACTGGAGGGTGTTTACGTATGCGGTTGGTTGAAAAGAGGACCAACAGGGATCATTGCCACAAACCTTTATTGTGCTGAAGAAACA GTTGTGAGCATATCTGAGGACCTTGAGAAAGGAGTATTATCTGCACCTAGCTTTCCAAAGCCAGGCAGGGAGGGACTTCTACAGTTATTGGATAGTAGGAATGTCAAAGTGATTCCATTCTGTGCTTGGGAAAAGATCGACACCGAAGAGAAAAGGCTTGGAAGTTTGAAAAACAAGCCTAGAGACAAATTAAGCACATGGGAAGAGCTACTGAAAGTTGCCTTGGAGTGA
- the LOC131320146 gene encoding bark storage protein A-like codes for MKNRTNYTLLGCLVLVLCFISGGDGAISRNVMKEVTGINKEGPYLGIVVPNNFEMSPLLQSPSFVGDAKFGFLDFSGRRFHLGRLGKEKVIVVLTGLGMLNAGIATELLLTLFWVKGVVHYGIAGNANPDLQIGDVTIPHFWAHTGLWNWQRYGDGPRDELSFESNGDYTRSIGHLEFSQHNNETGSEKSQDNFLNRIWYQPEEIFPVKGTPEIRQHSFWAPVDDYYFQLAERLKGMNLTRCVNSTTCLPRTPIATRVERGISASTFVDNRAYREFLFSKFNATAIDMESAAVSLVCIQHQKPFVAIRALSDLAGGGSSVSNEAAIFASLAAQNAVNVVIKFVKLLS; via the exons atgaaaaaccgtacgaattACACGTTATTAGGATGTCTTGTTTTGGTATTGTGTTTTATTAGTGGAGGAGATGGTGCAATTTCTCGTAATGTAATGAAAGAGGTCACTGGAATAAACAAGGAGGGTCCATATTTGGGCATTGTGGTGCCAAACAACTTTGAGATGAGCCCTCTTCTCCAATCTCCTAGCTTCGTGGGTGATGCAAAGTTTGGCTTCTTGGATTTTTCTG GAAGACGGTTTCACTTGGGACgattaggaaaagaaaaggtcaTTGTGGTATTGACTGGATTAGGCATG CTTAATGCAGGGATAGCCACAGAATTACTGCTAACCCTATTTTGGGTGAAAGGAGTTGTTCACTATGGGATTGCAGGGAATGCAAACCCTGACCTCCAGATTGGGGATGTCACTATTCCTCACTTCTGGGCTCATACTGGCCTTTGGAATTGGCAG AGATATGGAGATGGGCCTAGAGATGAATTATCATTTGAATCCAACGGAGACTACACAAGGAGTATCGGTCACTTGGAATTTTCCCAACACAACAATGAGACCGGAAGTGAGAAATCACAGGATAACTTTCTGAACCGTATTTGGTATCAACCCGAAGAGATTTTTCCGGTGAAAGGAACTCCGGAAATCAGGCAACATTCCTTCTGGGCTCCCGTCGACGATTATTACTTTCAACTTGCAGAAAGGCTCAAG GGAATGAATTTGACAAGATGTGTGAACTCCACGACTTGTTTACCAAGAACCCCAATCGCGACGAGGGTGGAGAGGGGGATAAGTGCGAGTACATTTGTTGACAACAGGGCATATCGGGAATTCCTGTTTTCCAAGTTCAATGCCACTGCCATTGACATGGAAAGTGCCGCGGTTTCTCTAGTCTGCATCCAGCACCAGAAGCCTTTCGTTGCAATCAGAGCCCTGTCTGATTTAGCCGGTGGGGGTTCCTCTGTTTCCAATGAAGCTGCCATTTTCGCTTCCTTGGCTGCCCAAAATGCAGTTAATGTTGTaatcaagtttgttaagttATTGTCTTAG
- the LOC131320149 gene encoding rac-like GTP-binding protein ARAC7, translated as MMSASKFIKCVTVGDGAVGKTCMLICYTSNKFPTDYVPTVFDNFSANVAVDGSIVNLGLWDTAGQEDYSRLRPLSYRGADIFVLAFSLISRASYENVLKKWMPELRRFAPDVPIVLVGTKLDLREDRGYLADHMGSNIITSAQGEELRKQIGAAAYVECSSKTQQNVKAVFDTAIKVVLQPPRRKEIPRKKTQRNSGCSSIVRGMVCGGCVA; from the exons atgatgagtGCTTCAAAGTTCATAAAATGTGTTACAGTTGGAGATGGAGCTGTTGGGAAGACTTGCATGCTTATTTGTTATACCAGCAACAAGTTCCCCACT GACTATGTACCAACGGTATTTGACAATTTCAGTGCTAATGTGGCTGTGGATGGGAGCATTGTCAACTTGGGACTATGGGACACTGCAG GTCAGGAAGATTATAGCAGGTTGAGGCCACTGAGTTACAGAGGGGCAGATATATTTGTGTTGGCTTTCTCTTTAATCAGCAGGGCAAGCTATGAAAATGTTCTCAAGAAG tgGATGCCGGAACTTCGACGATTTGCACCTGATGTTCCCATTGTTCTCGTTGGGACAAAGTTAG ATCTTCGGGAAGACAGAGGATATCTAGCTGATCACATGGGTTCTAATATCATAACATCTGCTCAG GGCGAGGAGCTGAGGAAACAAATTGGTGCTGCAGCTTATGTAGAATGCAGCTCGAAGACTCAACAG AATGTCAAAGCTGTTTTTGATACTGCAATCAAGGTTGTGCTTCAACCTCCGAGGAGGAAGGAAATACCGAGGAAGAAAACGCAGAGGAACTCCGGCTGCTCATCAATTGT CAGGGGTATGGTGTGTGGCGGTTGCGTTGCTTAG
- the LOC131320147 gene encoding probable lipid phosphate phosphatase beta codes for MGSKPPPLSILNRLIDIDKSVSLHLHSTAQPFLPRSLLKTLEISGDGRLFFPLAISLLLSPLSTATATASLLSSLLIGAVLDLLLVGLTKHFVRRPRPVYNKDMFLSFAVDHWSFPSGHSSRVCFVAAFLSLSSATIRDAIAQLRLSRVEYVDKLIDSVGIDDGAAVNLVVLVACSWAAATSISRVLLGRHFVCDVIAGALLGVLEALLVFRFINYSILESYFF; via the coding sequence ATGGGATCTAAACCGCCGCCGCTGTCAATCCTCAACCGCCTGATCGACATCGACAAATCCGTCTCCCTCCACCTGCACTCCACCGCCCAACCCTTCCTCCCCCGCTCTCtcctcaaaaccctagaaatctcCGGCGACGGCCGCCTCTTCTTCCCCCTCGCCAtctccctcctcctctcccccctctccaccgccaccgccaccgcctccctcctctcctcccTCCTCATCGGCGCCGTCCTCGACCTCCTCCTCGTCGGCCTCACCAAGCACTTCGTCCGCCGCCCCCGCCCCGTCTACAACAAGGACATGTTCCTGTCTTTCGCCGTCGACCACTGGTCCTTCCCCAGCGGCCACTCCTCTAGGGTTTGCTTCGTCGCCgccttcctctccctctcctcggCCACGATTCGCGATGCCATCGCTCAACTGAGGCTTTCCCGAGTGGAATACGTCGATAAGCTAATTGATTCAGTGGGTATTGACGATGGCGCGGCGGTTAATTTGGTTGTTTTGGTTGCGTGTTCGTGGGCGGCTGCGACGTCGATTTCTAGGGTCTTACTCGGTCGGCATTTCGTGTGTGATGTTATTGCTGGTGCTCTTTTGGGTGTCCTAGAAGCTCTGCTCGTGTTTCGGTTTATCAACTACTCAATTCTAGAGTCTTATTTTTTCTAG
- the LOC131320150 gene encoding transcription initiation factor TFIID subunit 15b gives MGSRDKDHTTPHQPLLSSLVVRATDSGGGGAAGGSDYEPGEVRRSDRFSDNPGYRIRAGSGSPVRRRNADHRYSPDFDRRVGLPRGRGFGGGRSPGRYRDYSPPYGRGRGRGGRFSDRGFDGPGFGPGPFRNDGVPRNNPNVRPREGDWMCPDPACNNLNFARRDHCNNCKRHRFAPPRRGYLGPPPPLRRFPGPPLVNRSPPGRAMNGGFRSPPRGWARDSPREFGAGVGPPPLPRYEGRFPDDHMRRDRLDYPPEDHRGERSKFDRPLPPLDLGNRDRGSGRDHFFSDRKGYERRPLSPPLLPPSLRSPPLPPSLPLPPRGRWERDVRERSRSPIRGGPPPPKDYRRDMYAERGRDERGMGRDRIDDVY, from the exons atggggtcGCGAGATAAGGATCACACGACGCCGCATCAGCCTCTGTTGAGCAGCCTGGTGGTGCGGGCGACCGATAGCGGCGGCGGAGGAGCAGCCGGCGGTAGCGATTACGAGCCCGGCGAGGTCCGCCGCTCGGATCGATTCTCCGATAACCctg GGTATAGAATTCGTGCAGGTTCTGGTTCTCCTGTGCGCCGCAGGAATGCAGATCACCGCTACAGTCCGGATTTTGATCGTCGGGTGGGCCTACCACGTGGTCGTGGATTTGGTGGTGGGAGATCTCCTGGTAGATATCGAGACTATTCGCCCCCTTATGGCCGTGGAAGAGGACGTGGCGGCAGGTTTTCAGATAGAGGATTTGATGGGCCTGGATTTGGTCCTGGACCATTCAGAAATGATGGGGTACCTCGAAATAATCCTAATGTACGTCCAAGAGAAGGAGATTGGATGTGCCCTGACCCCGC ATGTAACAACTTGAACTTTGCACGGCGAGACCATTGTAACAACTGCAAGAGGCATCGTTTTGCGCCACCACGGAGGGGATATCTTGGTCCCCCTCCTCCCCTTCGACGATTCCCTGGACCTCCTCTGGTGAATCGCTCTCCTCCTGGCAGGGCGATGAACGGCGGCTTCAGGTCCCCACCTCGTGGATGGGCCAGAGATAGTCCAAGAGAGTTTGGGGCTGGTGTTGGTCCCCCACCTCTTCCAAGGTACGAAGGTAGATTTCCTGATGACCACATGCGGAGAGATCGGCTGGACTACCCACCAGAAGATcatagaggagagaggagcaAGTTTGATAGACCATTGCCGCCACTGGATTTGGGAAACAGGGACCGTGGAAGTGGACGGGATCACTTCTTCAGCGATAGAAAAGGGTATGAGAGGCGCCCGCTATCTCCTCCATTGCTGCCACCATCCCTGCGGAGCCCGCCACTGCCACCGTCACTGCCTCTGCCACCTCGTGGACGATGGGAACGTGATGTGAGAGAAAGGAGCCGGTCTCCGATTAGGGGTGGGCCGCCACCACCTAAAGACTATCGTCGTGATATGTACGCCGAACGTGGACGAGATGAACGTGGTATGGGACGAGATCGGATCGATGATGTGTATTAA